From a single Capsicum annuum cultivar UCD-10X-F1 chromosome 12, UCD10Xv1.1, whole genome shotgun sequence genomic region:
- the LOC107849189 gene encoding uncharacterized protein LOC107849189, whose amino-acid sequence MPKYAKFMKDLISKKRLVEDDTIEITHHCSAIMSSTLSKKKNNPGAFIIPCTIGLFRFPNALCDLRASVNLMPYAIFHKLKLTKPQPTMMELIMADRSIKKPIKVLHDFLIKVDWFIFLADFVILDCAMAIKISIILGRPLLATGKALVNVESGEIKFWFYNKVSFNVFKSMKKMMDLQVISIIDVINGEVTNHVKVSLLDDPFVGMLWNCKRKEVEEFDEVVTFLMGLGSYTKNPVKLNLDLKNHESPSAKPSILEPSTIKLKPLPPHLKRMLLGDRDTLPTIIASDLDPCQVEALKLVVKRFISAIG is encoded by the coding sequence ATGCCGaagtatgctaaatttatgaaggatctgaTATCTAAGAAGCGACTTGTGGAAGATGACACAATAGAAATAAcacatcattgtagtgctatcatgTCAAGCACATTGTCAAAAAAGAAGAACAACCCTGGTGCTTTTATAATTCCATGCACCATCGGATTGTTCAGGTTTCCGAATGCGTTGTGTGACCTTAGAGCAAGTGTAAACCTAATGCCATATGCAATATTCCACAAGCTCAAATTGACAAAGCCGCAACCTACTATGATGGAATTGATCATGGCTGACCGGTCCATCAAGAAGCCAATTAAAGTTCTTCATGATTTTCTAATCAAAGTTGATTGGTTCATCTTTTTAGCTGATTTTGTGATCTTGGATTGTGCAATGGCTATTAAAATTTCTATAATTCTTGGGAGGCCATTATTAGCTACCGGGAAGGCCTTGGTGAATGTGGAATCTGGTGAGATAAAGTTTTGGTTTTATAATAAGGTGTCCTTCAATGTATTTAAGTCCATGAAGAAAATGATGGACTTACAAGTGATCTCGATCATTGATGTCATTAATGGGGAGGTGACAAATCATGTTAAAGTGAGTTTGTTGGATGATCCTTTTGTAGGAATGTTATGGAATTGTAAAAGGAAAGAGGTGGAAGAATTTGATGAGGTGGTTACATTTTTAATGGGACTTGGATCCTATACCAAGAACCCAGTAAAGTTGAACCTTGATCTTAAAAATCATGAGAGCCCATCTGCAAAACCATCCATTCTCGAGCCATCAACAATTAAATTAAAGCCTTTGCCACCCCATCTTAAACGTATGCTCTTGGGGGACAGAGATACTTTACCCACCATCATTGCAAGTGACCTTGATCCCTGTCAAGTGGAAgctttgaaattggtggtgaaaAGGTTTATTAGTGCCATTGGATAG